From the genome of Burkholderia pyrrocinia:
GCCACAGGAAGTCGTGCGCGGCCTCGATCGGCGTCGGCGCCTTGAACGGCACGACGCGCAGGCCGAGCGGATCGACCTCGCGGAACACCGCACGCACGGTGCCGTCCTTGCCGCTGGTATCCATCCCCTGCAGCACGAGCAGCACGCGCTTCTTCTGCTGCGTGTGCAGGCGCTCCTGCTGCACGTCGAGCTCGGTCGACACGGCCGACAGCCGTTCGCGGTCGGCCTCCTTCGAACCGGACGAAAACGGCTTCGCGGCCGGGTCGAACGCATCGAGCTTGAATGCGGCGGCTTCCTTCTCGCGCGTGCTGTACGGCACGCGGAAATCGTCGAGCGACGGTTGTTTCGCCATTCGTTCCTCCGTTGGACGGTGTGGTGCATACGATAACGCATCCACCAAACGCAACGGGCCGCCCCGAACTGGTTCGGGGCGGCCCGTCGTCAAGCGCGGTTCAGGCGCCCGATCATGCTCAGCCGAGCTTCTTCTTCAGCAGTTCGTTGACCTGCTGCGGATTGGCCTTGCCCTTCGTCGCCTTCATCGCCTGGCCGATCAGCGCGTTGAACGCCTTTTCCTTGCCCGCGCGGAATTCCTCGACCGACTTCGCGTTCGCCGCGAGCACCTCGTCGATGATCGCCTCCAGCGCGCCGGTGTCGGAAATCTGCTTCAGCCCCTTCGCGTCGATGATGCGGTCGGCCGCGCCTTCGTCGTCCGCCTTCTCGTCCCAGATCGTCGAGAAGATTTCCTTCGCGATCTTGTTCGAGATCGTGCCGTCGGCGATGCGCTGCAGCACGAGTGCAAGCTGGGCCGCCGATACCGGAATCGCGTCGATCTCGATGCCGTCGCGGTTCAGTTGCGACGATACGTCGCCCATCAGCCAGTTCGCGGCGATCTTCGCGTTCGCCGCGCCGGCCTTTGCGACGACGGCCTCGAAATACGCGGCCATCGCCTTGCTCGACGTCAGCACGCCCGCGTCGTACGCGGACACGCCGTACTGCTCGACGAAGCGCTGTTGCATCGCTGCCGGCAGTTCGGGCATCCCGGACTGCACGCGCTCGATCCAGTCCTGGCCGATCACGAGCGGCATCAGGTCGGGGTCGGGGAAGTAGCGGTAATCGTGCGCGTCTTCCTTGCTGCGCATCGAACGCGTCTCGCGCTTGTCCGGATCGTAGAGGCGAGTTTCCTGCACGACTTCGCCGCCGTCCTCGATCAGCTCGATCTGGCGACGCACTTCGTAGTTGATCGCTTCCTCGAGGAACCGGAACGAGTTCAGGTTCTTGATTTCCGCGCGCGTGCCGAACTTCTCCTGGCCGACCGGCCGCACCGACACGTTCGCATCGCAGCGGAACGAGCCTTCCTGCATGTTGCCGTCGCAGATGCCGAGCCACACGACCAGCGCGTGCAGCGACTTCGCATACGCGACCGCCTCGGCCGCGCTGCGCATTTCCGGCTCGGTGACGATCTCGAGCAGCGGCGTACCCGCGCGGTTCAGGTCGATCCCCGTCATCCCGGCGAAGTCTTCATGCAGCGACTTGCCCGCGTCTTCCTCGAGGTGCGCGCGGGTCAGGTTGACCGTCTTCTCGTACGCTTCCTTGCCGGCCTTTTCGTTAGCGGGCACCTGGATCGTGATCTGGCCGCCCTGCACGACCGGAATCTCGTACTGGCTGATCTGATAGCCCTTCGGCAGATCGGGGTAGAAATAATTCTTGCGCGCGAAGATGCTGCGCGGCGCGATGGTCGAGCCGATCGCGAGGCCGAAGCGGATCGCGCGTTCGACCGCGCCGCGGTTCAGTACCGGCAGCACGCCCGGCAGCGCCAGGTCGACCGGGCAGGCCTGCGTGTTCGGCTCGGCGCCGAACTGCGTCGACGCGCCCGAGAAAATCTTCGAGACGGTCGACAGTTGCGCGTGCGTCTCGAGACCGATAACGACTTCCCATTGAGTAGCCATGCTTACACCCCTGCCGGAACTTGCTTGTGCCAGTCGGTCGCGCGCTGGAACGCGTCGGCGACCTGCAGCATCCGGGCTTCGTTGAAATAGTTGCCGATGATCTGCAGGCCGACCGGGCGCTTCGCGTTCGCGCCCGCGCCGAAGCCGCACGGCACGCTCATGCCGGGCAGGCCGGCGAGGCTCACCGACAGCGTGTAGATATCCGCGAGATACATCTGCACCGGATCGTCGCCCTTCGCGCCGAGATCCCATGCGACCGTCGGCGATGCCGGGCCCATGATCACGTCGCAGGACTTGAACGCTTCCTGGAAATCCTGCGCGATGATGCGGCGGATCTTCTGCGCCTGCAGGTAGTACGCGTCGTAGTAGCCGTGCGACAGCACGTACGCGCCGACGAGAATCCGGCGCTTCACCTCGGGGCCGAAGCCTTCGGCTCGCGACTTCTTGTACATGTCGAGCAGGTCGCCGTACTGCGCGGCACGATGGCCGAAGCGCACGCCGTCGAAACGCGACAGGTTCGACGATGCCTCGGCGGGCGCGATCACGTAGTACACGGGGATCGACAGTT
Proteins encoded in this window:
- the gatB gene encoding Asp-tRNA(Asn)/Glu-tRNA(Gln) amidotransferase subunit GatB, which produces MATQWEVVIGLETHAQLSTVSKIFSGASTQFGAEPNTQACPVDLALPGVLPVLNRGAVERAIRFGLAIGSTIAPRSIFARKNYFYPDLPKGYQISQYEIPVVQGGQITIQVPANEKAGKEAYEKTVNLTRAHLEEDAGKSLHEDFAGMTGIDLNRAGTPLLEIVTEPEMRSAAEAVAYAKSLHALVVWLGICDGNMQEGSFRCDANVSVRPVGQEKFGTRAEIKNLNSFRFLEEAINYEVRRQIELIEDGGEVVQETRLYDPDKRETRSMRSKEDAHDYRYFPDPDLMPLVIGQDWIERVQSGMPELPAAMQQRFVEQYGVSAYDAGVLTSSKAMAAYFEAVVAKAGAANAKIAANWLMGDVSSQLNRDGIEIDAIPVSAAQLALVLQRIADGTISNKIAKEIFSTIWDEKADDEGAADRIIDAKGLKQISDTGALEAIIDEVLAANAKSVEEFRAGKEKAFNALIGQAMKATKGKANPQQVNELLKKKLG